The Emcibacter nanhaiensis genome contains the following window.
CTCCGGCTTGCCGAGGCGGCGCAGGGGAATATCCTTGATCATTTCCTCGGTGCCCGGCGACAGGATCGAGGTATCGATTTCGCCCGGCGCAATGGCATTGACCCGCACGCCATGGGGGCCGAAATCGGCCGCCATTTCCCGGGTCAGGGCCGCCAGCGCCGCCTTGGAGGTGGCGTAGGCCGAGCCGGCAAAGGGATGAACCCGGCTGCCGGCGATGGAGGTGACGTTGACGATCGCTCCCTTGCCCAGCTTCAGCTCATCCAGCAATCCGCGCGCCAGCACCACCGGGGCAAAGAAGTTCACCTCAAAAACCTGTTTCCAGTCCTCTTCCGGCGTGTTCAGGGTATTAAGCCGGTCACCGTCTTCCTGCTTGGGAGAAATGCCGGCATTGTTGACCAGGGCGTGCAGCGGTCCGCCGCCGAGGCGTTTTTTGACCTCCTCTACTCCCTTGGCGCGGTTCTCGGGATCACCGAGGTCAATCTGCACATGATCCTCCGGCCCGGCATCCCAGGGACAGTTTTCCGGGAAGCCATGACGGGACAGGGTGATGACGCGCCAGCCGGCGCTGGAAAAACGTTTCACCGTGGCATGGCCGATCCCCCGGCTGGCCCCGGTCAGAACGATGGTGCGGCGTTCATTGGCAATAATGCTCATCAGCAGTCCCTGTCGCTGTTACCCTGCCCGCTTCAGGCGGACAGAAGTGCCTCTAATTGTTCCTGGTCTTTTTTGGAAAAACCCAGCCGGCGCTCTGTTCCCAGGTCAAACAGCGGCCTTTTGATCATGGCCGGCTGCTCTATCATAAGCCGGATGGCCTGTTCCTCGTCAACTGAATTCTTTACCTCATCGGGCAGCTTGCGCCATGTGGTGCCGCGCCGGTTGAGCAGGTTCTCCCAGCCAAGCTCGGCGACGCGCTCGCGAAGCCAGGTTTCCTCGATGCCGTCCTTGCGATAGTCATGGAACTGAAACTCCTGACCTTTTTCCTCCAGCCATTTCAGCGCCTTCTTGATGGTATCGCAGTTTTTAATGCCGTAGACGGTAATCATACCTTACTCCGTGAGTTGTTTTTATTCCGGAATCTCGAACTGGACATTTTCCTTGGCCACCACATCTTCCGGGTCCATATGGATGATCAGTTCCGCATCCGGGAAGGCTTTTTGCAGCTCGTGTTCCACTTCATGGGAGATCCGGTGTGCTTTGTGCAGTGAGATATCGCTTTCAAGCTCGAGATGAAGCTGGATAAAGCTGTCGAGTCCGGAACGGCGGGTTTTCATGTCATGCAGGCCCCGGACCTCGGGATGGCCGCGTACGATCTCGATAATCTTCTCGCGCTCGCTTTCTTCCATTTCCCGGTCCATCAGCATGTCAATACTGCCTTTGGCGATCAGATAGACATTGTAGAGCAGATAAATCCCGATCCCGAGGCCAAAGATCGGATCAAATATCTCCAGCCCCAGATAGCCGCCCAGCACCAGCGCTGCCAGCACCGCCAGGTTCAGCAGCAGGTCGCCAGCGTAATGCAGGCTGTCGGCGGATATGGCTACCGACGAGGTCTTGCGCACCACATATTTCTGGTAGCCCACCAGCCCCATGGTCAGCGCAATGGACAGGACAATGACGATTATACCGATGTCCGTCTGCTGGATCGGCTCGGGCGTGATCAGATGTTTGACGGCCTCCACCATCACCATGATCGCCGACAGGGTAATGACCATGGCCTGGATCAGGCCGGCGATGGCTTCCGCCTTGCCGTGCCCGAAACGATGTTCATTGTCAGCCGGGACGATGGCATAGCGCACCGCCATGAAATTCATGGCCGAGGCCAGCATGTCCATCACACTGTCCATCAGCGAGCCAAGCAGCGCCACCGAGCCGCTGATATACCAGGCCCAGCCCTTGATCAGGATCAGGGTAAAGGACACCAGCAGCGAGGCCACGGCAGCCCGGACCATCAGCCAGGAGTTGTTTTTTCTGAGTTCACTTATATCCGTCATCTGCCGGGCCTCTAGGGGTACAGTTTTTCCACGACCCAGTCCCCCGCGCCTTCGCGGCGGTAACGGGTGCGGTCATGCAGGCGGAATTTGCGCTCCTCCCAGAACTCGATGGCCTCGGGACAGAGCCGGAAACCGGTCCAGTAGGGCGGGCGCGGAATATGACCGACGGCATATTTGGCGGCATATTTGGCAATCGCCGCCTCAAACTCAAACCGCCCTTCCATCGGACGACTCTGTTTCGAGGCCCAGGCGCCGATCCGGCTGTCCCGGGCGCGGCTGTCATAGTAAGCGTCGGCTTCCTCGTCGCTGACCTGCTGCAACGGCCCTTCGATCCGGACCTGGCGGGTGAGCGATTTCCAGTGGAAACAAAGCGCGGCGCGCATATTGCCAAGGATCTCCTGTCCCTTGCGGCTTTCCATATTGGTATAGAATGTAAAGCCGTCCGGCCCGTGCCCCTTGAGCAGCACCATGCGGACGGACGGGTAACCCCGGCTGTCAGACGTGGCCAGCGCCACGGCGTCGGCAAGATCCTCGCTGTCATTGGCCTTGGCATACCAGTCGGAAAATTTTTCAAAAGGATCCTGCATTTTATACTCGCCTTAAATTCGCCAAACTGCTTATTATATTCAGGTTAGGTTCAGGTCAATGTCCTGTATAATGTAGTGGCAGGTTTTTGACAACGCCGTGACGCTTGATTATTTAATGTATAAAGAGGTTTAGCATGCAACTGACCAAAGGCATTATGACCACCCTTGTTGCCGCCGGGCTCGTATTCTCCACAGCCGGCTGTGAAAGCAAACAGGAAAGCGGCACTGTCATCGGCGCCGTGGTGGGCGGTCTGCTGGGCCATTCCGTCGGCGGAAGCGGCGGCGGCAAAGCCTTTGCCATTGCAGTGGGCGCCGTGGCCGGCGCCGTTGTCGGCAGCTCCATCGGCAAAAGCCTGGATGAGGCTGACCGCGTGAAAATGCAGCAATCCGCCCAGTATGCCCTGGAAAGCGGCGTTTCCGGCGAAACTGTCACCTGGCACAATCCGGACAGCGGCAACTATGGCTCCGTTACCCCGCAGCCGGCTTATGAACCCGAGCCGGAACAATATTGCCGCGAATATCAGCAGACCATCACCGTCGGCGGTAAAACCGAAACCGCCTATGGCACGGCCTGCCGTCAGCCAGATGGGACTTGGAAAATCACCAATTGATCACTAAATTAATGTCATAGTTGGATTTTAACGAGGACATTAATTTAACATGAGAGATCCCTATACCGTACTGGGCCTCAGCAAAGGCGCCAGTGAGGCTGATATCAAAAAGGCCTACCGCAAACTTGCCAAAGAACTGCACCCGGATGCCAATGCCGGGGATGAAAAAATTGCGGAAAAATTCAAGGAAGTCTCTGCCGCCTATGCCCTGTTGAGCAACAAGGACATGCGGGCCC
Protein-coding sequences here:
- a CDS encoding RT0821/Lpp0805 family surface protein; its protein translation is MQLTKGIMTTLVAAGLVFSTAGCESKQESGTVIGAVVGGLLGHSVGGSGGGKAFAIAVGAVAGAVVGSSIGKSLDEADRVKMQQSAQYALESGVSGETVTWHNPDSGNYGSVTPQPAYEPEPEQYCREYQQTITVGGKTETAYGTACRQPDGTWKITN
- the pdxH gene encoding pyridoxamine 5'-phosphate oxidase, whose amino-acid sequence is MQDPFEKFSDWYAKANDSEDLADAVALATSDSRGYPSVRMVLLKGHGPDGFTFYTNMESRKGQEILGNMRAALCFHWKSLTRQVRIEGPLQQVSDEEADAYYDSRARDSRIGAWASKQSRPMEGRFEFEAAIAKYAAKYAVGHIPRPPYWTGFRLCPEAIEFWEERKFRLHDRTRYRREGAGDWVVEKLYP
- a CDS encoding cation diffusion facilitator family transporter; protein product: MTDISELRKNNSWLMVRAAVASLLVSFTLILIKGWAWYISGSVALLGSLMDSVMDMLASAMNFMAVRYAIVPADNEHRFGHGKAEAIAGLIQAMVITLSAIMVMVEAVKHLITPEPIQQTDIGIIVIVLSIALTMGLVGYQKYVVRKTSSVAISADSLHYAGDLLLNLAVLAALVLGGYLGLEIFDPIFGLGIGIYLLYNVYLIAKGSIDMLMDREMEESEREKIIEIVRGHPEVRGLHDMKTRRSGLDSFIQLHLELESDISLHKAHRISHEVEHELQKAFPDAELIIHMDPEDVVAKENVQFEIPE
- a CDS encoding SDR family NAD(P)-dependent oxidoreductase; translated protein: MSIIANERRTIVLTGASRGIGHATVKRFSSAGWRVITLSRHGFPENCPWDAGPEDHVQIDLGDPENRAKGVEEVKKRLGGGPLHALVNNAGISPKQEDGDRLNTLNTPEEDWKQVFEVNFFAPVVLARGLLDELKLGKGAIVNVTSIAGSRVHPFAGSAYATSKAALAALTREMAADFGPHGVRVNAIAPGEIDTSILSPGTEEMIKDIPLRRLGKPEEVAKTIYYLCTDASDYVTGAEIHINGGQHV
- a CDS encoding ArsC family reductase yields the protein MITVYGIKNCDTIKKALKWLEEKGQEFQFHDYRKDGIEETWLRERVAELGWENLLNRRGTTWRKLPDEVKNSVDEEQAIRLMIEQPAMIKRPLFDLGTERRLGFSKKDQEQLEALLSA